A DNA window from Arachis duranensis cultivar V14167 chromosome 3, aradu.V14167.gnm2.J7QH, whole genome shotgun sequence contains the following coding sequences:
- the LOC107479481 gene encoding uncharacterized protein LOC107479481: MSAQLANLTDMILKMSMSSSNNTNQPSSSSNLPSQSQPNPKGDLNAITLRLGTTLKEIPPMVLEGIHEEEVIVEAPHEKGEVDKRHEKEGVNLKEPKRKALVDESIPIPFPSMVKKAKKTPEFDLNMLQVFKKVEVTIPLLDAIRQILKYVKFLKDLCTHKDRIGELDTLSLGSSISSLMEPIPKKCGDPGPCLVSCCTSGRTFHDCMCDLGACLSIMPLSTFVRLNLAPLKKSAARFVLADKNVIMVTGIAKDVLVAIKDLIFPVDFYIFEMPPIENRSSSSVLLGRPFLKTSKFKLDVFTGTYSFEVGDKTIKFNLEEAMKHPPEHETDDQEGEHEKVVENKLCELDEKEPQLEAKSELKPLPSHLKYAFLEDNQKFPIIIASELSSEEEEKLLGVLRKYKKAIG; this comes from the exons ATGAGTGCTCAATTGGCCAATCTTACCGACATGATTTTGAAGATGTCCATGTCCTCCTCCAACAACACCAACCAACCCTCAAGTTCTTCTAACCTTCCATCCCAATCCCAACCAAATCCAAAGGGCGATCTCAACGCCATCACTCTACGGTTGGGAACTACATTGAAGGAGATACCTCCAATGGTCTTAGAGGGCATTCATGAGGAAGAAGTGATTGTTGAAGCTCCACATGAAAAGGGGGAGGTGGACAAAAGGCATGAGAAAGAAGGAGTAAACCTCAAGGAACCCAAGAGGAAAGCTCTAGTGGATGAGTCCATCCCTATTCCATTTCCTTCCATGGTGAAGAAGGCAAAGAAGACACCAGAATTTGATTTGAACATGCTTCAAGTATTCAAgaaggttgaggtaaccataCCACTTCTTGATGCTATTCGACAAATTCTAAAGTATGTAAAATTCTTGAAAGACTTATGCACACACAAGGATAGGATAGGAGAATTGGATACATTATCCTTGGGTAGTTCAATTTCTTCCTTGATGGAACCTATTCCAAAGAAATGTGGTGACCCTGGGCCTTGTTTGGTGTCTTGTTGTACTAGTGGACGCACTTTTCATGATTGtatgtgtgaccttggagcttGTTTAAGCATCATGCCTCTTTCTACTTTTGTGCGGTTGAATTTAGCTCCATTAAAGAAGTCGGCGGCAAGGTTTGTCTTAGCTGATAAAAATGTGATCATGGTAACAGGAATAGCCAAAGATGTACTTGTGGCGATCAAGGATTTGATCTTTCCGGTTGACTTTTACATCTTTGAAATGCCTCCAATAGAAAATAGAAGCTCATCCTCCGTTctacttggtagacccttcctTAAGACCTCTAAATTCAAGTTAGATGTCTTCACCGGCACATATTCCTTTGAGGTTGGAGACAAGACTATCAAGTTCAATTtagaagaagccatgaagcatCCTCCCGAACATG AGACGGATGACCAAGAGGGTGAACATGAGAAAGTTGTTGAGAATAAACTCTGTGAGCTTGACGAAAAGGAACCTCAGCTTGAGGCAAAGAGTGAATTGAAGCCTCTCCCATCTCATTTGAAGTATGCTTTCTTAGAGGACAACCAGAAGTTTCCGATCATTATTGCTAGTGAGCTTtctagtgaagaagaagaaaagctccTAGGTGTTCTCAGAAAGTACAAGAAGGCAATTGGTTAG